Proteins from a single region of Haloterrigena alkaliphila:
- the surE gene encoding 5'/3'-nucleotidase SurE: MSDRLEILLTNDDGIHSTGLRALYDALSERGNVTVVAPATDQSACGRSMSHEVDVETHELGYALHGTPSDCVVAGLAELGPDPDIVVAGCNKGANLGEYVLGRSGTISAAVEAAFFDVPAIATSMYVPVEDAPLSQIDLATDDYAEATRVTSYLVEHALEAGVFDHAAYLNVNVPVADGDPAPVEITRPSKRYEMDAERDGNRVHLKDRVWERMDPESLPDPEGTDRRAVVEGRISVSPLTAPHSTPHHEALTTLVEAYPDSARSTND, from the coding sequence ATGAGCGATCGCCTCGAGATCCTGCTGACCAACGACGACGGGATCCACAGCACCGGGCTCCGGGCGCTGTACGACGCCCTCTCCGAACGCGGCAACGTGACCGTCGTCGCTCCCGCGACCGACCAGAGCGCCTGCGGGCGCTCGATGTCCCACGAGGTCGACGTCGAGACGCACGAGTTGGGCTACGCCCTCCACGGGACGCCCTCGGACTGCGTCGTCGCCGGCCTGGCCGAACTCGGCCCCGACCCCGACATCGTCGTCGCGGGCTGTAACAAGGGCGCCAACCTCGGCGAGTACGTGCTGGGTCGCTCGGGAACGATCAGCGCCGCCGTCGAGGCCGCCTTCTTCGACGTCCCGGCCATCGCCACGTCGATGTACGTCCCCGTCGAGGACGCGCCGCTGAGTCAGATCGACCTCGCGACCGACGACTACGCCGAGGCGACCCGAGTGACCTCCTATCTGGTCGAACACGCCCTCGAGGCCGGCGTGTTCGACCACGCCGCGTACCTCAACGTCAACGTGCCCGTCGCGGACGGCGATCCCGCACCCGTCGAGATCACCCGGCCCTCGAAACGCTACGAGATGGACGCCGAACGGGACGGGAACCGGGTCCACCTCAAGGATCGCGTCTGGGAACGGATGGATCCCGAGAGCCTCCCGGACCCCGAGGGAACCGACCGACGGGCGGTCGTCGAGGGCCGCATCAGCGTCTCCCCGCTGACTGCGCCCCACTCGACGCCCCATCACGAGGCGCTGACGACGCTCGTGGAGGCCTATCCCGACAGTGCGCGGTCGACGAACGACTAG
- a CDS encoding HalOD1 output domain-containing protein, which translates to MDNFQSQSNQQSSADGGRDEIIVEIVQALAEADRLNLDEVEYTLYEYINPAVLTELADYDGGTWEFTFEIADHEVTITSDGRLFVDGVLCQNDLSLQQSSSAPVYR; encoded by the coding sequence ATGGATAACTTTCAGTCCCAATCGAATCAGCAGTCGTCAGCCGACGGGGGTCGAGACGAAATCATCGTCGAGATAGTCCAGGCGCTGGCCGAAGCCGATCGGCTCAACCTCGACGAAGTCGAGTACACCCTCTACGAGTACATCAACCCGGCCGTCCTGACGGAGCTGGCCGACTACGATGGCGGCACCTGGGAGTTTACGTTCGAGATCGCCGACCACGAGGTGACGATCACCAGCGACGGTCGGCTCTTCGTCGACGGCGTGCTCTGTCAGAACGATCTGTCCCTCCAGCAGTCGTCGTCGGCGCCCGTGTACCGGTGA
- a CDS encoding helix-turn-helix transcriptional regulator: protein MVISTLWGRLTSLWSDSTAENADTAESADEDADGSEDETLSYAEEIEYGVDEQELPDDDKILRLLVKRGGRVDRSTVQQQTGWSEERLRDVISDMEDDGQISAITVGRKRVICRRGFEPKGYRSHLNE from the coding sequence ATGGTAATCAGCACACTCTGGGGTCGGCTCACTTCACTCTGGTCGGACAGTACGGCGGAAAACGCGGATACCGCCGAATCGGCGGACGAAGACGCCGACGGCAGCGAGGACGAAACGCTCAGCTACGCCGAAGAGATCGAGTACGGCGTCGACGAGCAGGAACTACCCGACGACGACAAAATTCTCAGACTACTCGTGAAACGCGGCGGCCGCGTCGATCGATCGACCGTCCAGCAGCAAACCGGCTGGTCGGAGGAGCGCCTTCGTGACGTCATCAGCGACATGGAAGACGACGGCCAGATCAGTGCGATCACCGTCGGTCGAAAGCGGGTGATCTGCCGGCGCGGGTTCGAACCCAAGGGCTATCGGTCGCATCTCAACGAGTAG
- a CDS encoding LolA family protein, translating to MNRRRILAAGAVVALGGCVRQTADEPPSADALVREAVETRRGMTDLAARRVVTAELPDETRERTERFASRPPAAQRREILESTDPTFPEGSVDVTNREVTWEYDPTTDRVEKQYHPNKVDSDRPQRVLEMLLEEYRLGYEGRETVDGREAHVVETKPPEDDRGPTIDLVVGDTTYVVPLGSTGSLEELDVTRTVWIDDEYRYPIRERTVLNDGGETVHSLSVTYADLAIDEGLAPGTFTYDPPADAEVVTEGTEPDGAFASRDAAEAAVPYDLPAPDVPDAFELDRITVVDRKDQYGGVTATLWYDDPDVVARELYVTVREFQRFRPSALEEIEIDGRTAYLRDGRRKCVFWVCDGLNYEVSSVTGDEPLREIAASIGCP from the coding sequence ATGAATCGGCGACGGATCCTGGCGGCCGGCGCGGTGGTCGCGCTCGGCGGGTGCGTGCGACAGACCGCCGACGAGCCGCCGTCGGCCGACGCGCTCGTCCGGGAGGCCGTCGAGACGCGCCGGGGGATGACCGACCTCGCGGCCCGTCGCGTCGTGACGGCCGAACTCCCGGACGAGACCCGCGAGCGAACGGAACGGTTCGCCAGTCGGCCGCCGGCCGCACAACGGCGGGAGATCCTCGAGTCGACCGATCCAACGTTCCCGGAGGGCTCGGTCGACGTGACCAACCGGGAGGTGACCTGGGAGTACGATCCGACGACCGACCGCGTGGAGAAGCAGTACCACCCGAACAAGGTCGACTCCGACCGGCCCCAGCGCGTCCTCGAGATGCTCCTCGAGGAGTACCGGCTGGGCTACGAGGGACGCGAGACCGTCGACGGGCGCGAGGCCCACGTCGTCGAGACGAAGCCCCCGGAAGACGACCGCGGCCCGACGATCGACCTGGTCGTGGGGGACACGACGTACGTCGTGCCGCTGGGATCGACGGGCAGCCTCGAGGAACTGGACGTGACCCGGACCGTCTGGATCGACGACGAGTACCGGTATCCGATCCGGGAACGAACCGTGCTGAACGACGGTGGCGAGACCGTCCACAGCCTGTCGGTCACGTACGCGGACCTCGCGATCGACGAGGGGCTGGCGCCGGGGACGTTCACGTACGACCCCCCTGCGGACGCCGAGGTCGTCACCGAGGGCACCGAACCGGACGGGGCCTTCGCCTCTCGGGACGCCGCCGAAGCCGCGGTGCCGTACGACCTGCCGGCGCCGGACGTCCCGGACGCGTTCGAACTCGATCGGATCACGGTCGTCGACCGGAAGGACCAGTACGGCGGGGTGACCGCGACGCTGTGGTACGACGATCCGGACGTGGTCGCGCGCGAACTATACGTGACCGTTCGGGAATTCCAGCGGTTCAGACCGAGCGCGCTCGAGGAGATCGAGATCGACGGTCGAACGGCCTACCTGCGCGACGGGCGGCGGAAGTGCGTCTTCTGGGTCTGCGACGGGCTCAACTACGAGGTCTCGAGCGTGACCGGCGACGAACCCTTGCGCGAAATCGCGGCCTCGATCGGCTGTCCGTGA
- the aroA gene encoding 3-phosphoshikimate 1-carboxyvinyltransferase, whose protein sequence is MNVTITPSSVAGAARAPPSKSYTHRAILAAGYADGATVRDALLSADTRATARAVDLFGGDVERREDGTLEVDGFDGRPDVPADVIDCANSGTTMRLVTAAAALADGTTVLTGDESLRSRPQGPLLEALTDLGAEADSTRGNGQAPLVVTGPLSGGAVSIPGDVSSQYITALLLAGAVTDEGIEIDLETELKSAPYVDITLEVLADFGVDARQTDGGFAVEGGQSYDPAGGEYAVPGDFSSISYPLAAGAIAGDEDDGVRIEGANPSAQGDTAIVEIVDRMGADVDWDREAGVIDVSSAPLSGIEVDVEDTPDLLPTIATLGAVADGDTHITNAEHVRYKETDRVSAMAEELGKLGVETTEERDSLTVHGGDSRLEGATVSGRDDHRIIMALALAGLVADGETTVEGADHVDVSFPGFFGMLEDLGVALERRE, encoded by the coding sequence ATGAACGTCACGATCACGCCCTCGAGCGTCGCGGGGGCGGCGCGGGCACCGCCCTCGAAGAGTTACACCCACCGGGCGATCCTCGCCGCCGGCTACGCCGACGGCGCGACGGTCCGCGACGCGCTCTTGAGCGCGGACACGCGGGCGACCGCCCGCGCGGTCGACCTGTTCGGCGGCGACGTCGAGCGCCGCGAGGACGGCACCCTCGAGGTCGACGGCTTCGACGGCCGGCCCGACGTGCCGGCGGACGTGATCGACTGCGCCAACAGCGGCACGACGATGCGACTCGTTACAGCCGCGGCGGCGCTCGCCGACGGCACGACCGTCCTCACCGGCGACGAATCGCTGCGCTCGCGGCCCCAGGGCCCGCTGCTCGAGGCGCTCACCGATCTCGGCGCCGAGGCCGACAGCACGCGCGGCAACGGGCAGGCGCCCCTGGTCGTCACCGGCCCCCTCTCGGGCGGCGCGGTCTCGATCCCGGGCGACGTCTCCTCGCAGTACATCACGGCCCTGCTGCTGGCCGGCGCCGTCACCGACGAGGGGATCGAGATCGACCTCGAGACCGAACTGAAGTCCGCGCCCTACGTCGATATCACGCTCGAGGTGCTCGCAGACTTCGGCGTCGACGCCCGCCAGACGGACGGCGGCTTCGCGGTCGAGGGCGGCCAGTCCTACGACCCGGCAGGGGGCGAGTACGCGGTCCCCGGCGACTTCTCCTCGATCTCCTACCCCCTCGCGGCGGGTGCCATCGCCGGCGACGAGGACGACGGCGTCCGTATCGAAGGCGCCAACCCCAGCGCGCAGGGCGACACCGCCATCGTCGAGATCGTCGATCGAATGGGCGCCGACGTCGACTGGGACCGCGAGGCGGGCGTCATCGACGTCTCGAGCGCGCCGCTGTCGGGGATCGAGGTCGACGTCGAGGACACCCCGGATCTGCTGCCGACGATCGCGACGCTGGGCGCCGTCGCCGACGGCGATACCCATATCACGAACGCCGAGCACGTCCGGTACAAGGAGACCGACCGCGTGAGCGCGATGGCCGAGGAACTGGGCAAACTGGGCGTCGAGACGACCGAGGAGCGGGACTCGCTGACGGTCCACGGCGGCGACTCCCGACTCGAGGGGGCGACCGTCTCCGGCCGCGATGACCACCGGATCATCATGGCGCTCGCGCTGGCGGGACTGGTCGCCGACGGCGAGACGACCGTCGAAGGCGCCGACCACGTGGACGTCTCGTTTCCCGGCTTCTTCGGGATGCTCGAGGATCTGGGTGTCGCCCTCGAGCGACGCGAGTAG
- a CDS encoding prephenate dehydrogenase/arogenate dehydrogenase family protein yields the protein MDVLIVGAGAMGTWFGRAVDAAVTFADVDPDAAAAAADAVGDAETTALEGDDSYDAVCLAVPMTHVVEAVADHAERAERAILDVSGVMEPPLEAMATHAPDLERTSLHPLFAPDRAPGSIAVVREATGPVTDALLAALLERGNDPIETTATEHDEAMESVQAATHAAVLAFALAAEPAPDGFETPIYDGLRTLVEQMTEGTPRVYADIQGTFAGAERVADAAATIADADAAELESLYRDAAERWQPERELRGDESTGDGPMQDADGGDLE from the coding sequence ATGGACGTACTGATCGTCGGCGCGGGCGCGATGGGGACCTGGTTCGGCCGCGCCGTCGACGCCGCGGTCACGTTCGCCGACGTGGACCCCGACGCCGCCGCGGCCGCGGCCGACGCGGTCGGCGACGCCGAGACCACCGCCCTCGAGGGCGACGACAGCTACGACGCCGTCTGTCTGGCGGTGCCGATGACCCACGTCGTCGAGGCGGTCGCCGACCACGCCGAGCGGGCCGAGCGGGCCATCCTCGACGTCTCGGGGGTGATGGAACCGCCGCTCGAGGCGATGGCGACCCACGCGCCGGACCTCGAGCGGACGAGCCTCCACCCGCTGTTCGCGCCCGACCGGGCGCCCGGGTCGATCGCGGTCGTCCGCGAGGCGACGGGGCCGGTGACCGACGCGCTCCTCGCGGCTCTCCTGGAACGGGGCAACGACCCCATCGAGACGACGGCGACCGAACACGACGAGGCCATGGAGTCGGTGCAGGCGGCGACTCACGCCGCCGTCCTCGCCTTCGCCCTCGCCGCCGAGCCGGCGCCGGACGGGTTCGAGACGCCGATCTACGACGGGCTTCGCACGCTGGTCGAGCAGATGACCGAGGGGACGCCGCGGGTCTACGCCGACATTCAGGGCACGTTCGCGGGCGCCGAGCGCGTCGCCGACGCCGCCGCGACGATCGCCGACGCCGACGCCGCGGAACTCGAGTCGCTGTACCGCGACGCGGCCGAACGGTGGCAGCCCGAACGGGAATTGCGGGGGGACGAGAGTACCGGGGACGGACCGATGCAGGACGCAGACGGCGGTGATCTCGAGTGA
- a CDS encoding M24 family metallopeptidase produces the protein MDVDVDLSPLRDHLETEGLDGYLIDDDASDADQRYVSGFTAPDPYQTLVTQDGVHLLVSGLEYGRASKESSADSVSRLAAYDYQTLVAEHGAYEGKSRVLAAFLEDHGVDSVAVPRNFPTGTADGLRERGLEVTVEPEGIVEDVRATKTEWELEQIRATQRANEAAMARAEELIATADVDGDGVLVSDGEALTSERVTEEIEVTLLRHGCGLDDTIVACGADGADPHDRGSGPLEADELIVIDIFPRDKETGYFADMTRTFARGDPGEEARRRYEVTERAYEAALETVAAGVTGAAVHDAACDVIEDAGYETLRSDPNTETGFIHSTGHGVGLDIHEEPSVSPSGGDLAAGHVISIEPGIYDPAVGGVRIEDLIVVTENGYENLTDYRVGLEPTAE, from the coding sequence ATGGACGTAGACGTCGACCTCTCGCCCCTGCGCGACCACCTCGAGACCGAGGGGCTGGACGGCTATCTGATCGACGACGACGCCTCGGACGCCGACCAGCGGTACGTCTCCGGCTTCACGGCGCCGGACCCCTACCAGACGCTGGTGACCCAGGACGGCGTCCACCTGCTCGTCTCGGGACTCGAGTACGGTCGCGCGAGCAAGGAATCTAGCGCGGACTCGGTGTCGCGGCTGGCCGCCTACGACTACCAGACGCTCGTCGCCGAACACGGCGCCTACGAGGGCAAGAGCCGCGTCCTCGCGGCGTTCCTCGAGGACCACGGCGTCGACTCGGTCGCCGTCCCGCGGAACTTCCCGACCGGGACCGCCGACGGCCTGCGCGAGCGCGGCCTCGAGGTCACCGTCGAACCCGAGGGGATCGTCGAGGACGTCCGGGCGACGAAGACCGAGTGGGAACTCGAGCAGATCCGCGCGACCCAGCGGGCCAACGAGGCCGCGATGGCCCGCGCGGAGGAACTGATCGCGACCGCGGACGTGGACGGCGACGGCGTCCTCGTCAGCGACGGCGAGGCGCTCACCAGCGAGCGCGTCACGGAAGAGATCGAGGTGACGCTGCTCCGCCACGGCTGCGGCCTCGACGACACCATCGTCGCCTGCGGCGCGGACGGCGCCGATCCTCACGACCGGGGCAGCGGCCCGCTCGAGGCCGACGAACTGATCGTGATCGACATCTTCCCGCGGGACAAGGAGACGGGCTACTTCGCGGACATGACCCGGACGTTCGCCCGCGGCGACCCGGGCGAGGAGGCCCGGCGGCGGTACGAGGTGACCGAACGGGCGTACGAGGCCGCCCTCGAGACCGTCGCAGCCGGCGTCACCGGCGCGGCCGTCCACGACGCGGCCTGCGACGTCATCGAGGACGCGGGCTACGAGACCCTTCGGAGCGATCCTAATACCGAGACCGGCTTCATCCACAGCACCGGCCACGGCGTCGGCCTCGACATCCACGAGGAGCCCAGCGTCTCCCCCTCCGGCGGCGACCTCGCGGCTGGCCACGTGATCTCGATCGAACCCGGTATCTACGACCCCGCCGTCGGCGGGGTCCGCATCGAGGACCTGATCGTCGTCACCGAGAACGGCTACGAGAACCTGACCGACTATCGGGTGGGACTCGAGCCGACGGCGGAGTAA
- a CDS encoding DUF1328 domain-containing protein, translating to MLELALLFFVIAIIAGALGANGVAGLSMAAGKWLVLLFVVLAIVSLLL from the coding sequence ATGTTAGAACTCGCACTGCTGTTCTTCGTGATCGCGATCATCGCCGGTGCGCTCGGCGCGAACGGCGTCGCCGGACTGAGCATGGCTGCCGGAAAGTGGCTCGTGTTGTTGTTCGTCGTGTTGGCCATCGTGTCCTTGCTGCTGTGA
- a CDS encoding small ribosomal subunit Rsm22 family protein, with the protein MSDQRDAVRSNAKYLQHVRPIDPDEICEYVEGNPHPAVVRQHLRELAPELGLLERDDGTFVPVDDDPVAANPGPVERFPTRYERRLEDLLVDRYGANWHEDATGELLRSTIRRFKRRYLERRPVEYDEDVASGYAIYHLPGYYAAVQYALDDLAERGLLGRSLRVLDIGAGVGGPALGLCDYLPEDALLDYHAVEPSAAADVLEELLAETGRNVHPTIHRTTAEEFDPGDVAAGDGDGAFDPTAPDDGFDLVLAANVLNELADPAAVLRSALETLAPDGTLLAMAPADKNTSVGLREVERELEDERLWTPEEMGMGEDGEEAEDGDDGEERDSADNGKADEYGRVTVYGPTVRLWPGERPADRGWSFDARPDLEVPSFQRKLDEAAPPDDEEHAPGEFVNVDVQFSSSLLRLDGRRRIDLSLTTSDWAKMAEMERHVTNRIDLVAAKLSRSLSDRGDDGRGGGGGGRSNPLFKISDGSEAVDHYAVLTTETTLNRPLLEADYGDVLSFERILALWNDDEGAYNLVVDEETIVDRIG; encoded by the coding sequence GTGAGCGACCAGCGCGACGCCGTTCGCTCGAACGCGAAGTACCTGCAGCACGTCCGGCCGATCGATCCGGACGAGATCTGCGAGTACGTCGAGGGGAACCCGCATCCGGCGGTCGTTCGCCAGCACCTTCGCGAACTGGCGCCCGAACTCGGCCTGCTCGAGCGCGACGACGGGACGTTCGTCCCCGTCGACGACGACCCCGTCGCGGCGAACCCCGGCCCCGTAGAGCGCTTCCCCACCAGATACGAACGCCGCCTCGAGGACTTGCTGGTCGACCGCTACGGCGCGAACTGGCACGAGGACGCCACGGGGGAACTCCTGCGGTCGACGATTCGGCGGTTCAAGCGCCGCTACCTCGAGCGCCGCCCGGTGGAGTACGACGAGGACGTCGCGTCGGGGTACGCGATCTACCACCTGCCGGGCTACTACGCCGCCGTCCAGTACGCGCTGGACGACCTCGCCGAGCGCGGCCTGCTCGGGCGGTCACTGCGGGTCCTGGACATCGGCGCCGGCGTCGGGGGTCCCGCCCTCGGACTGTGCGACTATCTTCCGGAGGACGCCCTGCTCGACTACCACGCGGTCGAACCCAGCGCGGCGGCCGACGTCCTCGAGGAACTGCTCGCCGAGACGGGCCGGAACGTCCACCCGACGATCCACCGGACGACCGCGGAGGAATTCGACCCCGGCGACGTCGCCGCCGGCGACGGCGACGGCGCGTTCGATCCGACCGCGCCCGACGACGGCTTCGATCTCGTGCTCGCCGCGAACGTGCTGAACGAACTCGCTGATCCGGCCGCCGTCCTGCGCTCTGCGCTCGAGACGCTCGCGCCCGACGGGACGCTGCTGGCGATGGCGCCCGCGGACAAGAACACCAGCGTCGGGTTGCGCGAGGTCGAACGCGAACTCGAGGACGAGCGCCTGTGGACGCCCGAAGAGATGGGCATGGGCGAGGACGGCGAGGAAGCGGAGGATGGGGACGACGGCGAGGAAAGGGACAGTGCGGATAACGGCAAAGCCGACGAGTACGGCCGAGTGACGGTCTACGGTCCCACCGTCCGACTCTGGCCGGGCGAGCGCCCCGCGGATCGGGGCTGGTCGTTCGACGCCAGACCCGACCTCGAGGTCCCCTCCTTCCAGCGGAAACTCGACGAGGCGGCCCCGCCCGACGACGAGGAGCACGCCCCCGGCGAGTTCGTCAACGTCGACGTGCAGTTCTCCTCCTCGCTGTTGCGACTCGACGGCCGGCGGCGGATCGACCTCTCGCTGACCACCAGCGACTGGGCGAAGATGGCCGAGATGGAGCGCCACGTCACGAACCGGATCGACCTCGTCGCCGCGAAACTCAGCCGGTCGCTGAGCGACCGCGGGGACGACGGCCGAGGCGGTGGTGGCGGCGGCCGCTCGAACCCGCTGTTCAAGATCAGCGACGGCAGCGAGGCCGTCGACCACTACGCGGTCCTGACGACGGAGACGACGCTCAACCGTCCGCTGCTCGAGGCCGACTACGGCGACGTGCTGTCGTTCGAACGGATCCTTGCGCTCTGGAACGACGACGAGGGGGCGTACAACCTCGTCGTCGACGAGGAGACGATCGTCGACCGGATCGGCTGA
- a CDS encoding NAD(P)/FAD-dependent oxidoreductase — protein sequence MTRIGIVGAGAAGAAAAYALETAGPDSRVTVLEKSGGLCGRAATRRRGDVTYDYGANYVKADDERVVDLLTETLATDGLVDVAEPIWTFDGDGAVSEGRDADEHKWTYREGLTQIAKRLLERTDATVHRKTCVETIRQDSGTGTWQLEDASGDQWGPFDAVLLNPPAPQTADLLRDADWESDGGLRERIVDAISSVPYRTIWTGVFHYPFELEQPYYALVNTDKAHEIGWIAREECKPGHVPDGETLLIVQANHEWSLERFDDDPDEALEDLAELTADVMDDERLLEPDWTAHQGWRYAQPEDGVDREPIREAEAEGLYCLGDWVAGEGRLHAALRNGLETGERVTNTNSR from the coding sequence GTGACCCGAATCGGAATCGTCGGCGCGGGCGCGGCCGGCGCGGCCGCCGCGTACGCCCTCGAGACCGCGGGACCCGACTCGCGGGTGACCGTCCTCGAGAAGTCCGGCGGCCTCTGCGGCCGCGCGGCCACCCGGCGGCGCGGCGACGTCACCTACGACTACGGCGCGAACTACGTCAAGGCCGACGACGAGCGGGTGGTCGACCTGCTCACGGAGACCCTCGCGACTGACGGGCTCGTGGATGTGGCGGAGCCGATCTGGACGTTCGACGGCGATGGCGCAGTCTCGGAGGGCCGGGACGCCGACGAGCACAAGTGGACCTACCGCGAGGGACTGACCCAGATCGCCAAGCGACTCCTCGAGCGAACCGACGCGACCGTCCACCGGAAGACGTGCGTCGAGACGATTCGCCAGGATTCCGGCACCGGAACGTGGCAACTCGAGGACGCCAGCGGCGACCAGTGGGGTCCCTTCGACGCCGTCCTCCTGAATCCGCCGGCGCCCCAGACCGCCGACCTGCTGCGGGACGCCGACTGGGAGTCCGACGGCGGCCTTCGAGAGCGGATCGTCGACGCAATCTCGAGCGTTCCCTACCGGACGATCTGGACCGGCGTCTTCCACTACCCGTTCGAACTCGAGCAACCCTACTACGCGCTGGTGAACACCGACAAGGCCCACGAGATCGGCTGGATCGCCCGCGAGGAGTGCAAGCCGGGCCACGTTCCCGACGGCGAGACGCTGCTGATCGTCCAGGCCAACCACGAGTGGTCGCTCGAGCGCTTCGACGACGACCCCGACGAGGCCCTCGAGGACCTCGCCGAGCTCACCGCCGACGTGATGGACGACGAGCGGTTGCTCGAGCCCGACTGGACGGCCCACCAGGGCTGGCGCTACGCGCAACCCGAGGACGGCGTCGACCGCGAGCCGATTCGAGAGGCCGAAGCGGAGGGGTTGTACTGTCTCGGCGACTGGGTCGCCGGCGAAGGGCGACTGCACGCCGCGTTACGGAACGGTCTCGAGACCGGCGAGCGCGTCACGAATACTAACTCCAGATGA
- a CDS encoding GNAT family N-acetyltransferase, which produces MGAIERPTFASDASKRIYEYVERNGTVKRHKLLDAVALSADEFGTHLERLKNDGYLEERGGTLQIALEFGAVAKYETDELAFVIRPGRQDDFDGLVDAVRDVTAEETYVVAETIAEELLYEDAVTRHNSVRSRMFFVATVDGDLVGWTHLELPQTEHLQGTAQQTVGVREAYRGHGIGSRLLQRGLEWAEANGFRKVYNSVPITNDHALEFLTEHGWDTEAIRRDHYEIDGECIDEVMMAREL; this is translated from the coding sequence ATGGGAGCGATCGAGCGCCCGACGTTCGCGTCCGACGCCAGCAAACGCATCTACGAGTACGTCGAACGGAACGGGACGGTCAAACGACACAAGTTACTGGACGCCGTCGCGCTCTCGGCCGACGAGTTCGGAACGCACCTCGAGCGACTGAAAAACGACGGCTACCTGGAAGAGCGCGGCGGGACCCTCCAGATCGCCCTCGAGTTCGGCGCGGTGGCGAAGTACGAGACCGACGAGCTGGCGTTCGTCATCCGGCCCGGTCGACAGGACGACTTCGACGGCCTCGTCGACGCGGTCCGGGACGTCACCGCCGAGGAGACGTACGTCGTCGCGGAGACCATCGCGGAGGAACTGCTCTACGAGGACGCGGTGACCAGACACAACAGCGTCCGGTCGCGGATGTTCTTCGTCGCGACGGTCGACGGCGACCTCGTCGGCTGGACCCACCTCGAGCTACCCCAGACCGAACACCTGCAGGGCACCGCCCAGCAGACGGTCGGCGTCCGCGAGGCCTACCGGGGTCACGGCATCGGGAGCAGACTGCTCCAGCGGGGGCTCGAGTGGGCGGAGGCCAACGGCTTCCGGAAGGTGTACAACAGCGTCCCGATCACCAACGATCACGCCCTCGAGTTCCTCACCGAGCACGGCTGGGACACCGAGGCGATCCGGCGCGATCACTACGAGATCGACGGCGAGTGCATCGACGAGGTGATGATGGCCCGCGAACTGTAG